In Syngnathus scovelli strain Florida chromosome 11, RoL_Ssco_1.2, whole genome shotgun sequence, one DNA window encodes the following:
- the erbb3a gene encoding receptor tyrosine-protein kinase erbB-3a produces the protein MTTLVRKGQQVRSDLPLPLLLLLPCFALQVCSAQTQEVVVCSGTQNDLSMTGNSEIQYNLMRERYIGCEIVMGNLEITMMEHTRNFSFLQSIREVTGYILFAINEFSRLPLDHLRVIRGTTLYEDQYALAVMINYQKGGQHGLQELGLTHLTEILEGGVKIIQNKYLSYGPQINWQDIVKDNSAPIVLEDNGPEKPCSEACEDVQCWGPGNDTCQILTKTVCAPQCNGRCFGRNPSECCHNECAGGCTGPLDTDCFACRNFNNSGSCAPQCPQTVIYNKHTFKLEPNPDAKYQYGSICVSQCPTNFLVDGSSCVSNCPTHKMEVEKNGVKRCEPCGGLCPKACRGTGTQNRETVDALNIDSFINCTKIQGSLHFLVTGIHGDDYNNIPALDPAKLKIFSTVREITDILSIQSWPENMTDLSVFSNLQTIHGRTLYRGVSSKRGYSLLVMKIPSLTSLGLRSLRRINDGGVYITGNKKLCYHDTVNWTRILNSSSRPQRRQKYIDIKENRPSDECVEKGHVCDSLCSSEGCWGPGPDQCLSCKKYRRGGTCVPDCMFLTGETREFADPSGECMPCHPECKVQEGMETCTGPGADECVACANRQDGPHCVSLCPEGVMGGEGVIFKYPNKQGRCEPCHINCTQGCFGPGTGGCIGSSRYISGQATTGIVLGVIAILFASFSIFVLSVLYRRGLAIRRKRAMRRYMANGEGFEPLDPGEKGPKVHARILKPTELRKIKLLGNGVFGSVHKGIWIPEGDTVKLPVAIKTIHDRNGRQTFFEMTDHMMVMGSLDHINVVRILGICPGANLQLISQLNNQGSLLEHVRNNKNKLSPQRLLNWCVQIAKGMYYLEENRMVHRNLAARNVLLKKNYTVEISDYGIADLLYPDDKKFFYNEVKTPIKWMALESILFRRYTHQSDVWSYGVTIWEMMSHGTEPYPTMRPQEVPDLLEKGERLSQPPICTIDVYMVMVKCWMIDENVRPTFKELANEFTRMARDPPRYLVIKEDCSQPDGPPDELTQRSADLDDLEDLEFELEDHAEEISIDELNPPSHYLSPTKSRSLSGLSRLDSHRVVVTSPGGTGYLPMTSGIDNPGQVPWQSRSRLNSARTVSESSEGCGTATDLEMIEDLSLTGSPKRGRQRQDSAYMSQMGSLSGGRPETPSPEMDEEDQNGYVLPGDSPERETLLCPSRVIPSGMGKSQSSGVLWNLNGEEYEYMNKQTCLSPRINSHHKDNGQWLKGSKKRTSSVSSQVTVSSGDVVPFFRNNRGSQQLGSQEVKYEYMDIRCSERHEAPPPHDPPPPPIAAGTAEEEEYVEDSNYHYNNKQPKLRQALLENKEIKIPDRDEGKAYEYEDMDCFTSMKPADAAVYQNMEIGGEGEPSGTTVRRLGVDPHVKVRAGVEVGDPINGDRSFDNPDYWHRRMFPKSKAVPT, from the exons tgGTGGTTTGTAGCGGCACCCAAAATGATCTGAGCATGACAGGAAACTCCGAGATCCAGTACAACTTGATGCGGGAGAGGTACATTGGCTGTGAGATCGTCATGGGAAACCTGGAGATAACCATGATGGAACACACCAGAAATTTCTCCTTCTTGCAG TCAATCAGGGAGGTGACAGGCTACATCCTGTTTGCCATCAACGAGTTCAGCCGCCTGCCGCTGGACCACCTCCGTGTCATCAGGGGCACCACCTTGTACGAGGACCAGTACGCCTTGGCTGTGATGATCAACTACCAGAAGGGCGGCCAGCATGGCCTGCAAGAACTGGGCCTGACTCACCTCACGG AGATACTGGAGGGAGGAGTCAAGATCATTCAAAATAAGTACCTAAGCTACGGGCCACAGATCAACTGGCAGGACATCGTGAAGGACAATTCGGCGCCTATTGTATTGGAAGACAATGGACCTGAAA AACCTTGCAGTGAAGCATGTGAGGACGTTCAATGTTGGGGTCCCGGAAATGACACGTGTCAGATCT tGACAAAGACGGTGTGCGCCCCTCAGTGCAATGGCCGCTGTTTCGGCAGGAACCCAAGCGAGTGTTGTCACAATGAGTGTGCTGGAGGCTGCACCGGACCCCTCGATACCGACTGCTTT gCTTGCAGGAACTTCAACAACTCGGGTTCCTGCGctcctcagtgtcctcaaaCGGTGATTTACAACAAGCACACCTTCAAACTGGAGCCCAACCCCGATGCCAAGTACCAGTACGGCTCCATCTGTGTGTCGCAGTGTCCCA CAAACTTTTTGGTGGATGGAAGCTCATGCGTGAGCAATTGTCCCACGCATAAAATGGAGGTGGAGAAAAATGGAGTGAAAAGGTGTGAGCCCTGTGGAGGCCTTTGTCCGAAAG CATGCCGTGGAACAGGAACTCAGAACCGAGAGACGGTGGATGCGCTTAACATCGACAGTTTCATTAACTGTACAAAGATCCAGGGCAGTCTTCACTTCCTGGTGACTGGGATCCACGG AGACGATTACAACAACATCCCAGCCCTTGATCCTGCAAAACTGAAGATTTTCAGCACGGTGCGAGAGATTACAG ACATCCTCAGTATCCAGTCATGGCCTGAAAACATGACTGACTTATCCGTCTTCTCCAACCTGCAAACCATTCACGGCAGAACACTTtacag AGGAGTGAGCTCTAAAAG GGGCTACTCTCTGCTGGTGATGAAGATCCCCTCCTTGACTTCTCTGGGCTTACGCTCGCTTCGAAGAATAAATGATGGAGGCGTCTACATCACAGGAAACAAGAAACTATGCTATCATGACACTGTCAACTGGACGCGTATCTTGAACAGCAGCTCGCGCCCACAGAGACGCCAGAAGTACATTGACATTAAGGAAAACCGGCCGAGCGATGAATGTG TTGAGAAAGGCCACGTGTGCGACTCCCTGTGCTCCTCGGAGGGCTGCTGGGGTCCAGGCCCGGACCAGTGTCTCTCCTGCAAAAAGTACAGGAGAGGAGGAACTTGTGTGCCAGACTGCATGTTTTTGACAGG GGAGACACGCGAGTTTGCAGATCCATCAGGAGAATGCATGCCCTGCCACCCAGAGTgtaaagtccaggagggaatgGAGACCTGCACAGGCCCG GGAGCAGATGAGTGTGTAGCATGCGCCAACCGTCAGGACGGCCCACATTGCGTCTCCTTGTGTCCTGAGGGTGTGATGGGAGGCGAAGGGGTCATCTTTAAGTACCCGAACAAGCAAGGCCGCTGTGAACCCTGTCACATCAACTGCACTCAAGG GTGCTTCGGTCCAGGAACTGGTGGCTGTATTGGCTCTTCCAGATATATTTCTGG ACAAGCAACCACGGGCATCGTATTGGGAGTTATTGCCATTCTATTTGCCAGCTTCTCTATTTTCGTGCTGAGCGTTTTGTACCGCAGAGGCCTCGCCATCCGCCGCAAACGAGCTATGAGGAGATACATGGCCAATGGAGAG GGTTTTGAGCCGCTGGATCCTGGCGAGAAGGGGCCTAAAGTCCACGCTCGAATCTTGAAGCCCACTGAGCTGCGTAAGATCAAGTTGCTGGGTAACGGCGTGTTTGGATCGGTTCATAAG GGCATTTGGATCCCTGAGGGAGACACAGTGAAGCTTCCGGTTGCCATAAAAACAATTCACGATCGTAATGGGAGGCAGACGTTCTTCGAAATGACTGAT CACATGATGGTGATGGGAAGCTTGGATCACATCAATGTCGTCAGGATCCTCGGCATCTGTCCCGGCGCCAACTTGCAACTCATCAGCCAACTCAACAACCAAGGCTCTCTGCTGGAGCACGTCAGGAACAACAAGAACAAGCTCAGTCCGCAGAGACTCCTCAACTGGTGTGTGCAGATTGCAAAG GGAATGTATTACCTGGAGGAGAACAGGATGGTCCACAGGAACCTGGCTGCCAGAAATGTGTTGCTGAAGAAAAACTACACCGTCGAGATCTCCGACTACGGCATTGCTGACCTCCTGTACCCCGATGACAAAAAGTTCTTTTATAATGAAGTCAAG ACACCAATCAAGTGGATGGCCTTGGAAAGCATTTTGTTTCGCAGATATACTCATCAAAGTGATGTTTGGAGTTATG GTGTGACAATATGGGAGATGATGTCACACGGAACGGAGCCATACCCGACCATGCGGCCACAGGAAGTTCCTGATCTGCTGGAAAAGGGCGAGCGACTATCCCAACCCCCTATTTGCACAATTGACGTGTACATGGTCATGGTCAAGT GTTGGATGATTGACGAGAATGTCCGTCCAACATTCAAAGAGCTCGCCAATGAATTTACCAGAATGGCTCGAGATCCTCCTCGCTACCTGGTGATAAAG GAGGACTGCAGCCAGCCCGACGGGCCCCCTGATGAGTTGACCCAACGCAGCGCGGACCTAGATGACCTGGAGGATCTCGAATTCGAGCTAGAGGATCACGCGGAGGAAATATCAATAGACGAACTCAACCCGCCTTCCCACTACCTGTCTCCCACTAAGTCGAGAAGTCTCAGTGGTCTTTCCAGACTTGATTCCCACAGA GTGGTTGTGACTTCACCAGGTGGTACCGGTTATCTGCCAATGACCTCAGGCATAGACAATCCAGGACAG GTTCCGTGGCAGTCACGTTCTCGGCTCAACTCTGCCCGCACTGTGTCTGAGAGTTCGGAGGGCTGCGGCACCGCCACCGACCTGGAGATGATCGAGGACCTGTCTCTGACTGGGAGTCCGAAACGTGGGCGTCAAAGGCAGGACAGCGCCTACATGTCCCAAATGGGCAGCTTGTCTGGCGGGCGGCCCGAGACGCCGTCCCCAGAGATGGATGAGGAGGACCAAAATGGTTATGTGCTGCCTGGAGACAGTCCGGAAAGAG AAACCTTGCTGTGTCCGTCTCGAGTCATTCCCAGCGGTATGGGCAAGTCGCAGTCATCCGGGGTCTTGTGGAACCTGAACGGCGAGGAATACGAGTACATGAACAAGCAGACGTGCCTCTCGCCCCGAATCAACAGCCACCACAAGGACAACGGCCAGTGGCTCAAGGGCAGCAAGAAGCGAACATCCTCCGTATCATCACAGGTGACGGTCAGTTCGGGCGATGTCGTGCCATTCTTCAGGAACAATCGTGGCTCCCAGCAGCTCGGTTCTCAAGAGGTTAAATATGAATACATGGATATCAGGTGTAGTGAGAGGCACGAAGCCCCCCCGCCACatgaccctcctcctcctcccatagCTGCTGGGACGGCAGAAGAAGAAGAGtacgtggaagatagtaattatCATTACAATAACAAGCAGCCGAAGTTGAGACAAGCTCTTCTGGAAAACAAGGAGATAAAAATCCCGGATAGGGACGAGGGGAAGGCTTATGAATATGAGGACATGGACTGCTTCACATCCATGAAGCCTGCAGACGCAGCGGTGTACCAGAACATGGAAATAGGAGGCGAGGGAGAGCCAAGTGGCACGACGGTTCGCCGCTTGGGCGTCGACCCTCATGTAAAAGTACGAGCTGGAGTTGAGGTTGGAGATCCTATAAATGGAGACAGATCGTTTGACAATCCCGACTACTGGCACAGGAGGATGTTCCCCAAGTCCAAAGCGGTGCCCACATGA